A DNA window from Desulfatiglans sp. contains the following coding sequences:
- a CDS encoding AarF/ABC1/UbiB kinase family protein — translation MHFRTIARLGRFREVIVTLLKYGFEDLVQRLEFPGIELLKKGFKEGKDVGTYVRIKHILEELGPTFIKIGQIMSLRPDLLPPDLVKELSKLQDQAATVDNGLISAILEKSLGGSIDQFFSEFNQTPFAAASLCQVHRAVLKKEGIAVAVKVQRPGIKRLMEVDLDILKAIADRLHERSTELKIYDLPNLFRVTRRNLLKELDFFREAKNMKIARSYKPDVYIPEVYLDYCSERVMVSEFIEGAALSEPSLNIADPHTIAKQGLNTAIKQILEDGYFHADPHPGNIIYSTEKGLCLLDWGMVGRLSERDRYDMIDLIRGIVEKDSSLLMDTLLRITAKERDVDDRALEREISEVLDLFFSGPIKGLNIGHLLLAITDILREYRLKLPSDLVIMIKALVTAEGTARQIYPELNVVTEAQTYIRKIASKRYRSEILWQAVKRAFFKFVAIQKDIPVRILRIADKIDRDELAIRFRHENLESLNHTLENISNRVAFSVIIAALIIGSSMIITTGIGPLFFGYPALGIIGYLISSLLGLWLIVIIIRTKKY, via the coding sequence TTGCATTTTCGTACTATCGCAAGACTGGGCAGGTTCAGAGAGGTTATCGTAACCCTGCTTAAATACGGGTTTGAAGACCTTGTACAGAGGCTTGAATTCCCCGGCATAGAACTTCTTAAAAAGGGATTCAAAGAGGGAAAGGATGTAGGTACCTATGTCAGGATCAAGCATATCCTGGAGGAGCTAGGGCCTACATTCATAAAAATAGGTCAGATCATGAGCCTCCGCCCTGATTTGCTTCCACCCGATCTTGTAAAGGAGCTCAGCAAACTACAGGATCAAGCTGCCACAGTTGATAATGGTTTAATATCAGCGATACTTGAAAAGAGTCTGGGTGGCAGTATTGATCAATTCTTTTCTGAATTTAATCAGACACCATTTGCCGCAGCATCCCTTTGCCAGGTCCACAGGGCAGTTTTAAAAAAAGAGGGCATTGCTGTAGCCGTTAAGGTACAGAGACCAGGGATAAAAAGGCTGATGGAGGTTGATCTTGATATACTAAAGGCAATAGCAGACCGCCTTCATGAACGATCAACAGAACTCAAGATATATGACCTTCCTAACCTATTCAGGGTAACAAGGCGGAACCTCCTGAAGGAGTTGGATTTTTTCAGAGAGGCAAAGAATATGAAGATTGCAAGGTCATATAAACCCGATGTTTATATACCTGAAGTGTATCTTGATTACTGTTCAGAAAGGGTAATGGTTTCGGAATTTATCGAAGGCGCAGCACTGAGTGAACCATCACTTAATATTGCTGATCCGCATACCATTGCAAAGCAGGGTTTAAACACTGCCATAAAGCAGATACTTGAAGATGGTTATTTCCATGCAGATCCCCATCCGGGGAACATAATCTATTCAACTGAAAAGGGGCTGTGCCTTTTAGACTGGGGCATGGTTGGGAGGCTTTCTGAAAGAGACCGCTATGACATGATAGACCTTATAAGAGGTATTGTTGAAAAAGACAGCAGCCTCTTAATGGATACCCTTTTAAGGATTACTGCCAAGGAAAGGGATGTGGATGACAGGGCACTTGAAAGGGAGATATCCGAGGTGCTTGATCTATTCTTTTCCGGTCCTATAAAAGGTCTGAATATAGGCCATCTGCTCCTGGCTATTACAGACATATTAAGAGAATACAGGCTTAAATTGCCATCTGATCTTGTTATCATGATAAAGGCCCTTGTAACAGCAGAAGGCACTGCCAGACAGATTTACCCGGAACTTAATGTGGTCACTGAGGCGCAAACCTATATTAGAAAAATTGCATCCAAACGCTACAGGTCAGAGATATTATGGCAGGCTGTAAAAAGGGCCTTCTTCAAATTTGTAGCCATACAGAAGGATATACCTGTAAGGATTCTAAGGATAGCAGACAAGATTGATCGTGATGAACTTGCCATAAGATTCCGCCATGAAAACCTTGAAAGCCTCAATCACACCCTTGAAAATATCTCAAACCGTGTGGCATTCAGCGTTATTATAGCGGCCCTTATCATCGGCTCATCAATGATTATAACAACCGGTATAGGTCCTTTATTCTTCGGCTATCCGGCGCTCGGGATAATAGGCTACCTCATATCCAGCCTTTTGGGTTTATGGCTTATTGTCATCATTATTCGAACAAAAAAATATTAG
- a CDS encoding alkaline phosphatase family protein: MTKSQMKSTSFLPDYSGNSIVNLISSIRSAYGGDYLYPLLNGFDIGPFKEKNIVFIVIDALGYNYLMEYGDDTFLKKHTIRKMTSVFPSSTASAYISLITGVAPQQHGLTGWFIYLRETGIITSILPFITKAGGIPLRNIPFTDIFDQDTVFMGLDAASYSIIHKSYSNSQCSASITKGSKKKAYSDIKGFFSNIENILDSGGNRKFIFAYWDQIDKIAHEKGVKSNETLEELKKVDTEISRLALLLDKYNAALVVTSDHGMVDSSERHTIRLSDHLLLKDTLTLPLTGDPRVAYCYVRPGMEAEFENYISKNLEEYCSMHKSLDIIEKGFFGLYEPNRKLYQRTGDYTLIMKKNYMIREALSGEKNKELIGIHGGLTVDEMFSPLIVL, translated from the coding sequence ATGACTAAATCACAAATGAAATCTACATCGTTCCTCCCTGACTATTCCGGTAACAGTATTGTTAACCTGATAAGTTCCATAAGATCGGCTTATGGAGGCGATTATCTTTATCCCCTGCTTAACGGGTTTGATATCGGGCCATTTAAAGAAAAAAACATAGTCTTTATAGTTATTGACGCCCTTGGATATAATTACCTGATGGAATATGGTGATGATACTTTTCTAAAGAAACACACCATACGAAAGATGACATCCGTGTTTCCATCAAGCACTGCCTCTGCATATATAAGCCTTATAACAGGGGTTGCGCCTCAGCAGCATGGCCTAACCGGTTGGTTCATATACCTGAGGGAGACAGGCATCATTACAAGCATACTCCCCTTTATAACAAAGGCGGGCGGTATCCCCTTAAGAAATATCCCCTTCACAGATATCTTTGATCAGGATACTGTCTTTATGGGGTTAGACGCTGCCTCATACTCGATTATTCATAAGAGCTATTCAAATTCACAATGCTCAGCATCCATAACAAAGGGTTCAAAGAAAAAGGCATATTCAGATATCAAGGGATTTTTCAGTAATATAGAAAATATCCTTGATTCAGGCGGCAACAGGAAATTCATCTTTGCATACTGGGATCAGATTGATAAAATAGCCCATGAAAAGGGGGTTAAAAGCAATGAAACCCTTGAAGAGCTAAAAAAGGTAGACACCGAAATCTCGAGGCTTGCCCTGTTACTTGATAAATACAATGCTGCCCTTGTAGTTACTTCTGATCATGGGATGGTAGATTCATCAGAAAGGCATACGATAAGGCTCTCTGATCACCTCCTCCTGAAAGATACCCTTACACTGCCTCTTACAGGAGACCCGAGGGTTGCATACTGTTATGTCAGGCCTGGCATGGAGGCGGAGTTTGAGAACTATATCAGTAAAAACCTTGAAGAGTACTGCAGTATGCATAAAAGCCTTGATATTATTGAAAAGGGTTTTTTCGGCCTGTATGAACCAAACAGGAAATTGTACCAGAGGACAGGTGACTATACCCTTATCATGAAGAAAAATTATATGATACGTGAAGCATTGTCAGGGGAAAAAAACAAGGAACTCATCGGGATACACGGGGGATTAACAGTGGATGAAATGTTTTCACCACTGATAGTTCTGTAA